The proteins below come from a single Drosophila miranda strain MSH22 chromosome Y unlocalized genomic scaffold, D.miranda_PacBio2.1 Contig_Y1_pilon, whole genome shotgun sequence genomic window:
- the LOC117192090 gene encoding uncharacterized protein LOC117192090: MWTYMMAAARGDRVNSMMSTRRRPETESPKYGYNLSSRPMYRTTRFVGPASSAPAQLQLPHQSHHQQPGALPVPPPLEEIRGGLFAPFAPTAAISVEQAASSIPLGAETDERLEVHQLHYPRRSWQRTHRHGNQVEVDDDEDDDEDDDDFGGANGEDNQEEVIAPADLQQHRHKHHQLQNHRHQRQQQPHQQHSSDPSYVENGRKLIQTSTLVFIMRMCSCPA; encoded by the exons ATGTGGACCTACATGATGGCTGCCGCCCGCGGAGATCGGGTTAACTCAATGATGTCCACCAGAAGACGCCCCGAAACCGAATCCCCAAAATACGGATACAA CCTCTCCTCCCGCCCCATGTACCGCACCACCCGCTTCGTGGGACCCGCCTCCTCAGCGCCCGCCCAGTTGCAGCTGCCCCATCAATCgcaccaccagcagccagGGGCGTTGCCGGTCCCACCTCCACTCGAAGAGATTAGGGGTGGCTTGTTCGCTCCGTTTGCGCCAACCGCAGCGATTTCTGTCGAACAGGCAGCCAGCTCGATTCCCTTGGGAGCGGAAACCGATGAGCGCCTGGAGGTGCATCAACTTCATTATCCACGCAGAAGTTGGCAAAGGACCCATCGCCATGGAAATCAGGTTGAGGTGGATGACGACGAGGATGACGacgaggatgatgatgatttcGGTGGGGCCAATGGTGAGGACAACCAAGAGGAAGTCATTGCTCCGGCTGATCTGCAGCAGCATCGACACAAGCACCACCAGCTGCAGAACCATCGCCACCAAcgacaacagcagccgcaccAGCAGCACTCCAGTGATCCCAGCTACGTGGAAAACGGCAGAAAGCTGATACAG
- the LOC117192089 gene encoding uncharacterized protein LOC117192089 yields MWTYMMAAARGDRVNSMMSTRRRPETESPKYGYNLSSRPMYRTTRFVGPASSAPAQLQLPHQSHHQQPGALPVPPPLEEIRGGLFAPFAPTAAISVEQAASSIPLGAETDERLEVHQLHYPRRSWQRTHRHGNQVEVDDDEDDDEDDDDFGGANGEDNQEEVIAPADLQQHRHKHHQLQNHRHQRQQQPHQQHSSDPSYVENGRKLIQTSTLVFIMRMCSCPA; encoded by the exons ATGTGGACCTACATGATGGCTGCCGCCCGCGGAGATCGGGTTAACTCAATGATGTCCACCAGAAGACGCCCCGAAACCGAATCCCCAAAATACGGATACAA CCTCTCCTCCCGCCCCATGTACCGCACCACCCGCTTCGTGGGACCCGCCTCCTCAGCGCCCGCCCAGTTGCAGCTGCCCCATCAATCgcaccaccagcagccagGGGCGTTGCCGGTCCCACCTCCACTCGAAGAGATTAGGGGTGGCTTGTTCGCTCCGTTTGCGCCAACCGCAGCGATTTCTGTCGAACAGGCAGCCAGCTCGATTCCCTTGGGAGCGGAAACCGATGAGCGCCTGGAGGTGCATCAACTTCATTATCCACGCAGAAGTTGGCAAAGGACCCATCGCCATGGAAATCAGGTTGAGGTGGATGACGACGAGGATGACGacgaggatgatgatgatttcGGTGGGGCCAATGGTGAGGACAACCAAGAGGAAGTCATTGCTCCGGCTGATCTGCAGCAGCATCGACACAAGCACCACCAGCTGCAGAACCATCGCCACCAAcgacaacagcagccgcaccAGCAGCACTCCAGTGATCCCAGCTACGTGGAAAACGGCAGAAAGCTGATACAG ACTTCGACCTTGGTCTTCATaatgcgaatgtgttcgtgcCCTGCGTAG